One segment of Podospora pseudopauciseta strain CBS 411.78 chromosome 5 map unlocalized CBS411.78m_5.2, whole genome shotgun sequence DNA contains the following:
- a CDS encoding uncharacterized protein (EggNog:ENOG503P3XZ), whose product MKQPVHVQGTVPTLEMTAAQSQATPHTITGNTSPRHSGSAENFATPDANASASDAAENKNTNGTADTGSKGYGRLAALLARQDEYAIFRRFKYLNCLSLLYQQAEIIFLQDHLEELAAMDRTHSCRMRQFFDRDWITLAHPGDPESGQQWATMQLIQLKLAKYNKALLTQASLAKLNPPNFQDLTFLREWIGRADNGNYPIHGPDQHAWDPEFETDLMAISPRVPLDRLSRWVNDIIFPWYHKFFGAKIKDPEDAAKNLGTGIYIYSESHLQIVIETFVTVVAALLPVLSIVVLYFLGDNNKFKFMALVIFSAIFALALAIMTKAKRVEVFAATAAFAAVNVVFLSQDPTGEELVELMKQYLTGEKGGN is encoded by the exons ATGAAACAGCCAGTCCACGTGCAAGGTACCGTTCCAACTTTAGAGATGACCGCAGCTCAATCCCAAGCAACTCCCCATACCATAACAGGTAATACGAGTCCGCGCCATAGTGGCTCAGCCGAGAACTTCGCGACGCCAGATGCCAATGCTTCGGCAAGTGATGCAGCCGAAAATAAGAATACCAACGGTACTGCCGATACAGGCAGCAAAGGATATGGCAGATTGGCAGCCCTGCTCGCTAGACAAGACGAGTATGCCATTTTCCGTCGTTTCAAGTACCTGAATTGTCTAAGCCTACTGTATCAACAGGCCGAGATCATTTTCCTCCAGGATCacctggaggagctggcggcaATGGACCGAACACACTCCTGTCGAATGCGACAGTTCTTTGACAGGGACTGGATTACCCTTGCACATCCAGGGGATCCGGAATCAGGCCAACAATGGGCAACCATGCAGCTGATTCAACTGAAGCTGGCAAAGTACA ATAAggccctcctcacccaagCCTCACTCGCCAAACTCAATCCTCCCAACTTCCAGGATTTAACCTTTCTCCGAGAATGGATTGGACGTGCCGACAACGGGAATTATCCTATTCATGGCCCAGATCAGCATGCATGGGATCCAGAATTCGAAACTGATCTCATGGCTATCAGCCCACGGGTGCCGTTGGATCGCCTCTCCCGCTGGGTGAACgacatcatcttcccctGGTATCACAAATTCTTCGgggccaagatcaag GACCCGGAGGATGCGGCCAAAAACCTCGGCACTGGTATCTACATCTACAGCGAGTCTCATCTTCAAATTGTCATCGAGACATTCGTCACCGTCGTCGCAGCCCTGCTTCCAGTGCTGAGCATTGTGGTGCTCTACTTCCTGGGCGACAATAACAAGTTCAAGTTCATGGCCTTGGTGATATTCTCGGCGATCTTTGCGTTGGCGCTAGCAATCATGACGAAGGCCAAAAGGGTGGAGGTGTTTGCTGCCACTGCTGC CTTTGCGGCCGTGAATGTGGTGTTTCTGTCCCAAGATCCCACCGGCGAAGAGCTGGTTGAGCTGATGAAGCAGTATTTAACTGgagagaaagggggaaaTTGA
- a CDS encoding uncharacterized protein (EggNog:ENOG503P9QR) — MRQIIDHLHGNLTAQARVPSNKSQKQPPDALSDAYLSFRPFHLVITGHHRYLYISYRDNPPAGVYHKTRTIPDGQLNSTAPFLPRATRQGFWLLAKRCPAVPRVLPTLSASLDSTYTPRPDDAQTNTPCQPASPKLLEQSSQPFRPFFCVSGSRPSAPSLLAKHFDDLCHCKSDGSPTTRHLCRIALTEPPVCLIRQATPPLPPPQRRRPLHQSLTKHIKQQRETEPLLCVPRGFIFCPVFSTVPPHFNTTRAMSSPQGSPNDMNAQSYMLVPNLHVPDANTSEMDLNSHSWMMATVIEDDDLMFGGKPLSAWYEEDRRRFSSGQDEEEEPRGRQRERTESSTHHSHQHHPQQPQQHRHHGKNTKDPKQQ, encoded by the exons ATGCGACAAATCATTGATCATTTGCACGGCAATCTGACTGCTCAA GCCCGTGTTCCGTCGAATAAGTCGCAGAAACAGCCACCGGACGCATTGAGTGACGCCTACCTATCTTTTCGGCCCTTTCACCTTGTTATCACCGGTCACCACCGATATCTATACATATCATATCGCGACAATCCCCCTGCTGGTGTCTACCACAAGACTCGAACAATCCCAGACGGGCAGCTCAACTCCACAGCTCCGTTTTTACCCCGCGCAACAAGGCAGGGATTTTGGCTTTTGGCGAAACGTTGCCCTGCTGTACCCCGCGTTTTGCCCACCCTCTCTGCCTCTCTGGACAGCACTTATACCCCGCGACCTGACGACGCACAAACAAACACGCCTTGTCAGCCAGcctcccccaaactcctTGAGCAATCATCTCAACCTTTTCGCCCTTTTTTTTGTGTCTCGGGCAGCCGCCCCTCAGCACCCA gTCTGCTGGCCAAGCATTTTGATGACTTGTGTCACTGCAAA TCAGACGGCAGCCCAACAACAAGGCACTTGTGTAGGATCGCCCTTACCGAGCCTCCCGTTTGCCTTATTAGGCAGGCCACCCcgcctctcccaccaccacaaagaCGCCGACCCCTTCACCAGAGCCTCACAAAGCATATAAAGCAACAAAGAGAGACCGAACCCCTCCTTTGTGTGCCACGTGGTTTTATATTTTGTCCTGTCTTTTCTACAGTTCCTCCCCACTTCAACACCACACGCGCAATGTCGTCTCCACAGGGCTCACCAAACGACATGAACGCCCAGTCATACATGCTCgtccccaacctccacgTACCAGACGCAAACACCAGCGAGATGGACCTGAACAGCCACTCATGGATGATGGCCACCGTCATCGAAGATGATGACTTGATGTTTGGCGGCAAGCCTCTCAGTGCTTGGTATGAGGAGGACCGCCGCAGATTCAGCTCTGGccaagacgaggaggaagaaccAAGGGGCCGACAGAGGGAGCGCACCGAGAGCTCAACCCACCACTCGCAtcagcaccatccccaacaaccacaacaacatcgCCACCACGGAAAGAACACCAAAGACCCAAAGCAACAATAA
- a CDS encoding uncharacterized protein (COG:S; EggNog:ENOG503PC1B) has translation MKGLGCGFDGFRLIRIGRTKKCGDNSDESAVGMNTSDISESMAARQLKKAGLWYPDVPPDDIQLNGDKFHPLKLYLLGFKPIFWTHFWRARGQVSPASLQHLFA, from the exons ATGAAGGGGCTCGGATGCGGCTTTGAT GGCTTCCGTCTGATCAGGATTGGCAGGACCAAAAAGTGTGGTGACAACAGTGACGAGAGTGCTGTCGGCATGAATACAAGTGACATCTCTGAAAGCATGGCGGCCCGACAACTCAAGAAAGCCGGGCTGTGGTATCCCGACGTTCCACCCGACGACATCCAACTCAACGGTGACAAATTCCACCCACTGAAGTTATACTTGCTGGGGTTCAAGCCTATCTTTTGGACGCATTTTTGGAGGGCCAGGGGGCAGGTATCTCCAGCATCTCTCCAGCATCTGTTTGCATGA
- a CDS encoding uncharacterized protein (COG:S; EggNog:ENOG503PEV2), translating to MLTKIFFAVGALLTQLVHGAAEPPVSSYSVVEVEWSLPVDPNKPNGAREFVTGTIEEAIAQMDAAHPGWSQTFTSNIQTVDPHALMARGSSPESQSVNCHLDSGKGAANCVDIRDGTRYLGSIDSPAPNNSPHSCGRVSCAYNSAIWWCNDNDSVKETTWKNMASSAWFLQDNCLYYERRTEKVSAQEFMKDEWNIYVTGDRC from the exons atgctcACCAAGATATTCTTCGCCGTCGGCGCTCTCCTCACCCAGCTCGTCCACGGAGCTGCGGAGCCCCCCGTTTCCAGCTACTCCGTCGTCGAAGTCGAGTGGTCTCTCCCAGTCGACCCCAATAAACCCAACGGCGCCCGCGAGTTTGTCACCGGTACCATCGAGGAAGCCATCGCCCAGATGGACGCCGCTCACCCCGGCTGGAGCCAGACCTtcaccagcaacatccaGACCGTGGATCCTCACGCTTTGATGGCCCGTGGCAGCAGCCCCGAGAGCCAGTCTGTCAACTGCCACTTGGACAGTGGAAAGGGAGCTGCCAACTGTGTCGACATCCGTGATGGCACCCGTTACCTTGGATCCATCGATAGCCCTGCCCCCAATAACTCCCCTCACAGCTGCGGCCGTGTTAGCTGCGCTTACAACTCCGCTATTTGGTGGTGCAATGAC AATGACTCCGTCAAGGAAACCACCTGGAAGAACATGGCGAGCAGCGCCTGGTTTCTCCAGGACAACTGCTTGTACTACGAGAGAAGAACCGAGAAGGTTTCCGCCCAGGAGTTCATGAAGGACGAGTGGAATATCTATGTGACTGGCGACAGGTGCTAA